In Rutidosis leptorrhynchoides isolate AG116_Rl617_1_P2 chromosome 2, CSIRO_AGI_Rlap_v1, whole genome shotgun sequence, one genomic interval encodes:
- the LOC139887634 gene encoding uncharacterized protein — MTDKFHLALSISNIKNLIPITLDIDKSQYNSWAHLFKQHCKAYDVIDHIITPDADSSSSTTSSTNETTSKTALWYSLDVLVLQWIYTIISNGLMNQIIEGESTAANARITKHLSR, encoded by the coding sequence ATGACTGATAAATTTCACCTTGCCCTCTCAATTTCAAATATCAAAAATCTAATCCCTATTACCCTTGACATCGACAAATCACAATATAATTCTTGGGCTCACCTCTTCAAACAACACTGCAAAGCTTATGATGTTATTGATCACATCATCACACCTGATGCTGATTCATCTTCTTCCACCACTTCTTCCACTAACGAAACCACCTCTAAAACTGCACTCTGGTATAGCCTAGATGTCCTTGTTCTCCAATGGATTTACACTATTATCTCGAATGGTCTAATGAACCAAATAATTGAAGGCGAATCCACTGCTGCAAATGCAAGGattacaaaacatctttcaagatAA